A window of Streptomyces sp. SAI-127 contains these coding sequences:
- a CDS encoding rhomboid family intramembrane serine protease, giving the protein MTGRELEYSRGDRAKAAAKLMVGWVALLWLLEVVDVASGHALDGLGITPRTPSELVDVVPAAFIHFGFAHVAANSVPLLVMGFLAALGGLRRFAAVCALIIVADGLGVWLIAPAHTNTAGASGLIFGLFGYLLVTGFVERRPLGVLVGLLVGAVWGTSILVGLAPTQSGVSWQGHLLGLVAGVVTAFVFKRRTPEPA; this is encoded by the coding sequence ATGACGGGCAGGGAACTCGAGTACTCGCGCGGTGATCGTGCGAAGGCCGCGGCCAAGCTGATGGTGGGCTGGGTCGCGCTGCTGTGGCTGCTGGAAGTCGTGGACGTGGCGAGCGGCCACGCGCTCGACGGCCTCGGCATCACACCACGCACCCCGTCCGAGCTGGTCGACGTCGTCCCGGCCGCCTTCATCCACTTCGGCTTCGCCCACGTGGCCGCGAACAGCGTCCCGCTGCTGGTCATGGGTTTCCTCGCGGCCCTCGGCGGCCTGCGCCGGTTCGCCGCCGTCTGCGCACTGATCATCGTGGCCGACGGTCTGGGCGTCTGGCTCATAGCCCCGGCCCACACCAACACGGCGGGCGCGTCGGGCCTGATCTTCGGCCTGTTCGGCTACCTGCTGGTCACCGGCTTCGTGGAGCGGCGCCCCCTGGGGGTGCTGGTGGGCCTGCTGGTCGGTGCGGTCTGGGGCACGTCGATACTGGTGGGCCTGGCGCCCACGCAGTCGGGGGTCAGCTGGCAGGGGCACCTGCTGGGACTGGTGGCGGGAGTGGTGACGGCGTTCGTGTTCAAGCGCCGGACGCCTGAACCCGCCTAG
- a CDS encoding GNAT family N-acetyltransferase produces MPLTFTLDPAVTPALRDGILDLWTDVSNAGGAVGFVAPVERETIRPELVKHFVEMAEGRTRLLVGHDEDGQVAATAFFSFNTHRLMTHWVWLYTVMVHPRHQGRGYGRDLLTAAADAGRTFEDIEAIRLTCRGGLGLERFYGSCGYKEVGRIPGAIRVAPGDDRDDVIMLLPLT; encoded by the coding sequence ATGCCCCTTACCTTCACCCTCGACCCGGCCGTCACCCCCGCCCTCCGCGACGGGATCCTCGACCTGTGGACGGACGTCTCCAACGCGGGCGGCGCCGTCGGTTTCGTGGCGCCGGTGGAACGGGAGACGATCCGCCCCGAACTGGTGAAGCACTTCGTGGAGATGGCGGAGGGACGGACGCGGCTGCTCGTCGGACACGACGAGGACGGACAGGTCGCCGCCACCGCCTTCTTCAGCTTCAACACGCACCGGCTCATGACCCACTGGGTGTGGCTGTACACGGTGATGGTCCACCCCCGCCACCAGGGCAGGGGCTACGGCCGCGACCTCCTCACCGCGGCGGCCGACGCGGGCCGCACCTTCGAGGACATCGAGGCGATACGGCTCACCTGCCGCGGCGGCCTGGGTCTGGAGCGTTTCTACGGCTCCTGCGGCTACAAGGAGGTCGGCCGCATACCCGGCGCGATCCGCGTCGCACCGGGTGACGACCGGGACGACGTGATCATGCTGCTGCCGCTCACCTGA
- a CDS encoding TetR/AcrR family transcriptional regulator: MGVVKSKRMPRAVREQQMLDAAVEIFGQRGYMAASMDEIAELAGVSKPLVYLYLNSKEDLFTACIRREAAALTEAVRTGVRTDLPADRQLWDGLLAFFTHTSRNPHAWSVLHLQARIHGEAFAAEVTAMREEIVEFVTHLIVVAAREAHRDPDLPEREVAGLAEALVGAAESLAAWANATEGVTARQSAATLMNFAWAGLGNLMDGRPWTLRDTPSEGDPLQVG; this comes from the coding sequence ATGGGTGTCGTGAAGAGCAAGCGGATGCCGCGTGCCGTGCGGGAGCAGCAGATGCTGGACGCCGCTGTGGAGATCTTCGGGCAGCGTGGGTACATGGCCGCCTCGATGGACGAGATCGCCGAACTCGCCGGTGTGTCGAAGCCGTTGGTGTATCTGTACCTGAACTCCAAGGAAGACCTCTTCACCGCGTGCATCCGCCGGGAGGCGGCCGCGCTCACGGAGGCGGTGCGGACGGGCGTGCGAACCGATCTGCCCGCCGACCGTCAGCTCTGGGACGGGCTGCTGGCGTTCTTCACCCACACCTCGCGGAACCCGCACGCCTGGTCCGTGCTGCATCTCCAGGCCCGTATCCACGGTGAGGCGTTCGCCGCCGAGGTCACCGCGATGCGCGAGGAGATCGTGGAGTTCGTGACCCACCTGATCGTGGTCGCGGCCCGCGAGGCGCACCGCGATCCCGATCTGCCCGAGCGCGAGGTCGCCGGCCTCGCCGAGGCGCTCGTCGGCGCCGCCGAGTCCCTCGCGGCCTGGGCCAACGCGACCGAGGGCGTGACCGCGAGGCAGTCGGCGGCCACCCTGATGAACTTCGCGTGGGCGGGCCTCGGAAACCTGATGGACGGCCGTCCGTGGACCCTCCGGGACACCCCCTCGGAGGGCGATCCCCTTCAGGTCGGCTGA
- a CDS encoding MaoC/PaaZ C-terminal domain-containing protein, which produces MGMHSDDRQAGGACGEGAKGAEVRPGNSHPEGAHPLTVLSRPPSLTPLLAVGALRSPFKRPAATADFSRTRLVLPGLRVDLARLAAYERVCGFPTGEDALPVTYPHVLGFPLAMSLMSGRDFPLPLLGLVHTSIEITRYRELAATGEYELSVYVDGLAPHRRGTEAAVVTELRVGEEVVWESVSTYLARHRTTETDRERDRERHEPLPGVDEWRLAGDIGRRYAAASGDRNPIHLYPLTARLFGFPRAIAHGMWTAARCLAAHGTPQAVLVRAEFRAPVLLPGTVTYASNGERFELCGGDRVHVTGGVHPLT; this is translated from the coding sequence GTGGGGATGCACTCGGACGACAGGCAGGCCGGGGGGGCGTGCGGCGAGGGGGCGAAGGGCGCGGAGGTACGCCCCGGGAACTCCCACCCGGAGGGCGCGCACCCCCTCACCGTCCTGTCTCGACCTCCCTCCCTCACTCCCCTCCTGGCCGTGGGCGCCCTGCGCTCCCCCTTCAAGCGGCCCGCTGCGACGGCGGACTTCTCCCGCACCCGGCTGGTGCTGCCCGGGCTGCGGGTGGACCTCGCGCGGCTCGCCGCCTACGAGCGGGTGTGCGGGTTCCCGACCGGGGAGGACGCGTTGCCGGTGACGTACCCGCACGTGCTGGGCTTTCCGCTGGCCATGAGTCTGATGAGCGGGCGGGACTTCCCGCTGCCGTTGCTCGGACTGGTGCACACGTCGATCGAGATCACGCGGTACCGGGAGCTGGCGGCGACGGGCGAGTACGAACTCAGCGTGTACGTCGACGGGTTGGCACCGCACCGGCGCGGTACGGAGGCCGCGGTCGTCACCGAGCTGCGGGTGGGCGAGGAGGTCGTGTGGGAGTCGGTGAGCACGTATCTGGCCCGGCACCGCACGACGGAGACCGACCGGGAGCGGGACCGCGAGCGGCATGAACCGCTGCCCGGAGTCGACGAGTGGCGGCTGGCCGGGGACATCGGCCGGCGTTACGCCGCCGCGTCCGGCGACCGCAACCCGATCCACCTGTACCCGCTCACGGCCCGCCTCTTCGGCTTCCCGAGGGCGATCGCGCACGGCATGTGGACGGCGGCCCGCTGCCTGGCTGCCCACGGCACGCCCCAGGCGGTGCTGGTGCGGGCGGAGTTCAGAGCTCCGGTGCTGCTGCCGGGGACGGTGACGTACGCATCGAACGGCGAGCGCTTCGAACTGTGCGGCGGGGACCGCGTGCATGTGACCGGGGGCGTCCATCCCCTGACGTGA
- a CDS encoding UbiX family flavin prenyltransferase, with protein MNPVKPGETRRTPWIVGVSGASGTPYAASVLRALLAAGESVDLVVSRASRLTLLDETGISFRDAHWREDLREWLDRGADGKPGTFEADITDVRYWHPGDLAAGPSSGSYPSKGMLIVPASTACVAGVALGLSKDLLQRAASVTLKERRKLVVAVRETPLNGQTLRHLVTLDDAGATVVPASPAFYAGATHIQDLVDFVAGRVLDAAGVGHGLYRRWEGELGGGTSGR; from the coding sequence GTGAACCCAGTCAAGCCAGGAGAGACACGGCGTACGCCTTGGATCGTAGGGGTGTCCGGCGCCTCCGGCACCCCGTATGCCGCGTCCGTGCTGCGTGCGCTCCTCGCCGCCGGTGAGAGCGTCGACCTGGTGGTCTCCCGTGCCTCGCGGCTCACCCTCCTCGACGAGACGGGGATCTCCTTCCGGGACGCGCACTGGCGCGAGGACCTGCGGGAATGGCTGGACCGGGGGGCCGACGGCAAGCCCGGCACCTTCGAGGCGGACATCACCGACGTGCGGTACTGGCACCCCGGGGACCTGGCCGCGGGGCCGTCCTCGGGGTCGTATCCGAGCAAGGGGATGCTGATCGTCCCCGCCTCCACCGCCTGCGTCGCCGGAGTCGCCCTCGGCCTCTCCAAGGACCTGCTGCAGCGGGCCGCGAGCGTCACTCTCAAGGAGCGCCGCAAGCTGGTCGTGGCCGTACGGGAAACCCCCTTGAACGGCCAGACCCTCCGGCACCTCGTCACGCTCGACGACGCGGGCGCGACCGTCGTCCCCGCCTCGCCCGCCTTCTACGCGGGGGCGACCCACATCCAGGACCTGGTGGACTTCGTCGCCGGGCGGGTGCTGGACGCGGCGGGGGTCGGGCACGGGCTGTACCGCCGCTGGGAGGGCGAACTGGGCGGCGGCACGTCGGGTCGGTAA
- a CDS encoding DUF4229 domain-containing protein has protein sequence MLRYTLMRLGILVGCLVVVWGLVYSGLAPRGLGASNGMWIVLLSLLLSAPISFVVLRKERDRASIKVVQRVDRMKANLEANRNQEDEAADEASRPQGQAPQTS, from the coding sequence ATGCTCCGCTACACGCTGATGCGCCTCGGGATCCTGGTGGGCTGCCTCGTGGTCGTCTGGGGCCTCGTCTACTCCGGCCTCGCCCCGCGCGGCCTCGGCGCCTCCAACGGCATGTGGATCGTCCTGCTCTCGCTGCTGCTCTCGGCTCCGATCAGCTTCGTCGTCCTGCGCAAGGAGCGTGACCGCGCCTCCATCAAGGTCGTGCAGCGGGTCGACCGGATGAAGGCCAACCTGGAGGCGAACCGCAACCAGGAGGACGAGGCCGCCGACGAGGCGAGCCGTCCCCAGGGTCAGGCCCCGCAGACCTCCTGA
- the mqnE gene encoding aminofutalosine synthase MqnE: MDVGLKRELEEKVGAGERLTREDGIALYESDDLAWLGGLAHEVRTRKNGDVVHFNVNRHLNMTNVCTASCAYCSFQRKPGEKDAYTMRIEEAVKLAKAMEGENLTELHIVNGLHPNLPWRYYPRSLRELKAALPDVSLKAFTATEIHHFETISGLSASEILDELIDAGLESLTGGGAEIFDWEVRQHIVDHRTHWEDWSRIHRLAHEKGLKTPSTMLYGHIEEHRHRVDHVLRLRELQDETGGFQVFIPLRYQHDFVDVKDGKVRNRLQARTRMATGAEALKTFAVSRLLFDNVPHVKVFWVMHGVQTAQLALQHGADDMDGSVVEYKITHDADNYGTPNKLTREDLLDLIRDAGFRPVERNTRYEIIREYDGPDAGRREEPQPMRL; the protein is encoded by the coding sequence ATGGATGTCGGGCTCAAGCGCGAGCTGGAGGAGAAGGTCGGGGCCGGTGAACGGCTGACCCGTGAGGACGGCATCGCACTGTACGAGTCGGACGACCTGGCCTGGCTCGGCGGCCTCGCGCACGAGGTGCGGACGCGGAAGAACGGCGACGTCGTCCACTTCAACGTCAACCGCCACCTCAACATGACCAACGTGTGCACGGCGTCCTGCGCCTACTGCTCCTTCCAGCGCAAGCCGGGCGAGAAGGACGCGTACACGATGCGCATCGAGGAGGCGGTGAAGCTCGCCAAGGCGATGGAGGGCGAGAACCTCACCGAGCTGCACATCGTCAACGGCCTGCACCCGAACCTGCCGTGGCGCTACTACCCGCGGTCGCTGCGCGAGCTGAAGGCCGCGCTTCCGGACGTCTCCCTGAAGGCCTTCACCGCGACGGAGATCCACCACTTCGAGACCATCTCGGGTCTGTCGGCTTCGGAGATCCTGGACGAGCTGATCGACGCGGGCCTGGAGTCCCTCACCGGCGGTGGCGCGGAGATCTTCGACTGGGAGGTCCGGCAGCACATCGTGGACCACCGGACCCACTGGGAGGACTGGTCCCGGATCCACCGCCTGGCGCACGAGAAGGGTCTCAAGACCCCGAGCACCATGCTGTACGGCCACATCGAGGAGCACCGGCACCGCGTGGACCACGTCCTGCGCCTGCGCGAGCTCCAGGACGAGACCGGTGGCTTCCAGGTCTTCATCCCGCTGCGCTACCAGCACGACTTCGTGGACGTGAAGGACGGCAAGGTCAGGAACCGCCTCCAGGCGCGGACGCGGATGGCGACGGGCGCCGAGGCCCTGAAGACCTTCGCGGTCTCCCGGCTGCTGTTCGACAACGTCCCGCACGTCAAGGTCTTCTGGGTGATGCACGGCGTCCAGACCGCCCAGCTGGCCCTCCAGCACGGCGCGGACGACATGGATGGCTCGGTGGTCGAGTACAAGATCACCCACGACGCCGACAACTACGGCACCCCGAACAAGCTGACCCGCGAGGACCTGCTGGACCTGATCCGCGACGCGGGCTTCCGCCCGGTGGAGCGGAACACCCGGTACGAGATCATTCGCGAGTACGACGGCCCGGACGCGGGCCGCCGGGAGGAGCCGCAGCCGATGCGGCTCTGA
- a CDS encoding UdgX family uracil-DNA binding protein (This protein belongs to the uracil DNA glycosylase superfamily, members of which act in excision repair of DNA. However, it belongs more specifically to UdgX branch, whose founding member was found to bind uracil in DNA (where it does not belong), without cleaving it, appears to promote DNA repair by a pathway involving RecA, rather than base excision.), which yields MVSTKSPEDAYTAEPFVPGRGGLAALREAAAGCRGCPLHRDATQTVFGEGAAHARVMLVGEQPGDQEDRQGKPFVGPAGKLLDRALAEAGIEPADAYVTNAVKHFKFTQAEPRKRRIHKAPSLREMTACGPWLAKELELVEPELIVVLGATAGKALLGSSFRVTQVRGTVLEEEIHGRRERLVPTVHPSAVLRAEDREGAYRGLVSDLEVAARALG from the coding sequence ATGGTGAGCACCAAGTCACCCGAAGACGCCTACACCGCTGAACCCTTCGTTCCCGGCCGCGGCGGTCTGGCCGCCCTGCGCGAGGCCGCCGCCGGCTGCCGTGGCTGTCCGCTGCACCGGGACGCCACGCAGACCGTCTTCGGTGAGGGCGCCGCACACGCGCGCGTGATGCTTGTCGGGGAGCAGCCCGGTGACCAGGAGGACCGGCAGGGGAAGCCCTTCGTCGGTCCCGCAGGCAAGCTGCTCGACCGTGCCCTCGCGGAGGCCGGTATCGAACCGGCGGACGCCTATGTCACCAACGCGGTGAAGCACTTCAAGTTCACCCAGGCCGAGCCCCGCAAGCGCCGTATCCACAAGGCGCCCAGCCTCCGGGAGATGACGGCCTGCGGCCCCTGGCTCGCCAAGGAGCTGGAGCTCGTCGAACCGGAGTTGATCGTCGTCCTCGGCGCCACCGCGGGCAAGGCGCTGCTCGGCTCGTCGTTCCGGGTGACGCAGGTGCGCGGCACCGTGCTGGAGGAGGAGATCCACGGCAGACGGGAGCGGCTCGTGCCGACCGTGCATCCGTCGGCCGTGCTGCGGGCCGAGGACAGGGAGGGCGCGTACCGGGGCCTGGTGTCGGACCTGGAGGTGGCGGCCCGGGCGCTGGGGTGA
- a CDS encoding Lrp/AsnC family transcriptional regulator, producing the protein MDAVDRQLIQALRENGRASYAELGRLVGLSGPSVTDRINRLEAAGVITGYRATVDAASLGLGVTALIGISLGDAVDHEDVARRLRDLGEIEDCWFIAGDDSYMLKVRASDVDGLEKIIRRLSGTKGVSRTRTTIVLSTKWENRVGELPEEA; encoded by the coding sequence ATGGACGCGGTGGACAGGCAGCTCATCCAGGCCCTGAGGGAGAACGGCCGGGCCTCCTACGCGGAGCTGGGACGCCTCGTCGGTCTGTCGGGACCCAGTGTCACCGACCGCATCAACCGGCTGGAGGCGGCCGGGGTCATCACCGGTTACCGCGCCACCGTCGACGCCGCCTCGCTCGGCCTCGGCGTCACCGCGCTGATCGGTATCTCGCTGGGGGACGCGGTCGACCACGAGGACGTGGCGCGCCGGCTGAGGGACCTCGGCGAGATCGAGGACTGCTGGTTCATCGCGGGCGACGACTCGTACATGCTGAAGGTCCGGGCGTCGGACGTCGACGGTCTGGAGAAGATCATCCGGCGGCTGTCCGGGACCAAGGGCGTCTCCCGGACTCGTACCACGATCGTGCTCTCCACGAAGTGGGAGAACCGGGTCGGAGAGCTGCCCGAAGAGGCGTAG
- the mqnP gene encoding menaquinone biosynthesis prenyltransferase MqnP, translating to MSSASAALPQPGRTKAFLRLVMIEHSVFALPFAYIAALTAMFEWDKNIHWGRLLLVTICMVGLRTFAMAVNRIIDREIDARNPRTAQRELVTGAMSVKHAWTGALVAVVVFLGSAALLNPLCLALAPVAVIPMVVYPYGKRFTNFPQAILGLAQAMGPVGGWLAITGSWSWDAVVLGLAVGIWIGGFDLIYACQDVETDREIGVMSVPARFGIPAAIWGARVCHFLTMSLLIWYAVATEAGGFFWVGLMIVASAFVYEHSIVRPHDLSRLNRAFFSVNGFIGIALFVCALLDLLVRGLTV from the coding sequence GTGAGCAGCGCCTCCGCGGCACTACCGCAACCGGGACGCACGAAAGCCTTCCTGCGGCTGGTGATGATCGAGCACTCGGTCTTCGCGCTGCCGTTCGCGTACATCGCCGCGCTCACCGCGATGTTCGAGTGGGACAAGAACATCCACTGGGGGCGGCTGCTCCTGGTCACGATCTGCATGGTGGGGCTGCGGACCTTCGCGATGGCGGTCAACCGGATCATCGACCGGGAGATCGACGCGCGGAACCCCCGGACGGCACAGCGGGAGCTGGTCACCGGTGCGATGTCCGTGAAGCACGCCTGGACCGGTGCGCTGGTCGCTGTCGTGGTCTTCCTCGGCTCGGCCGCGCTGCTGAACCCGCTGTGCCTGGCGCTGGCCCCGGTCGCCGTCATCCCGATGGTGGTCTACCCGTACGGCAAGCGGTTCACGAACTTCCCCCAGGCCATCCTGGGTCTCGCCCAGGCGATGGGGCCGGTGGGCGGCTGGCTCGCGATCACGGGCTCCTGGTCCTGGGACGCGGTCGTCCTGGGCCTCGCCGTCGGCATCTGGATCGGCGGGTTCGACCTGATCTACGCCTGCCAGGACGTGGAGACGGACCGGGAGATCGGCGTCATGTCGGTGCCGGCGCGCTTCGGTATCCCCGCGGCGATCTGGGGTGCCCGGGTCTGTCACTTCCTGACGATGTCCCTCCTCATCTGGTACGCCGTCGCCACGGAGGCGGGCGGGTTCTTCTGGGTGGGGCTGATGATCGTGGCGAGTGCGTTCGTGTACGAGCACTCGATCGTGCGGCCGCATGATCTGTCCCGCCTGAACCGGGCGTTCTTCAGCGTCAACGGCTTCATCGGGATTGCCCTGTTCGTGTGTGCGTTGCTGGATCTGCTGGTGCGGGGACTGACGGTCTGA